In a genomic window of Muntiacus reevesi chromosome 1, mMunRee1.1, whole genome shotgun sequence:
- the GTF2F1 gene encoding general transcription factor IIF subunit 1 produces MAALGPSSQNVTEYVVRVPKNTTKKYNIMAFNAADKVNLTTWNQARLERDLSNKKIYQEEEMPESGAGSEFNRKLREEARRKKYGIVLKEFRPEDQPWLLRVNGKSGRKFKGIKKGGVTENTSYYIFTQCPDGAFEAFPVHNWYNFTPLAKHRTLTAEEAEEEWERRNKVLNHFSIMQQRRLKDQDQDEEDEEKEKRSRKKASELRIHDLEDDLEMSSDDSEASGEEGGRAPKAKKKAPPSKGGRKKKKKKGSDDEAFEDSDDGDFEGQEVDYMSDGSSSSQDELEGKPKATQQEEGPKGVDEQSESSEESEEEKPPEEDKEEEEEKKAPTPQEKKRRKDSSEESDSSEESDIDSEASSALFMAKKKTPPKRERKPSGGSSRGNSRPGTPSTEAGSTSSTLRAAASKLEQGKRTSETPAAKRLRLDAGPQSLSGKSTPQPQSGKSTPSSGDVQVTEDAVRRYLTRKPMTTKDLLKKFQTKKTGLSSEQTVNVLAQILKRLNPERKMINDKMHFSLKE; encoded by the exons ATGGCGGCCCTC GGCCCCAGCAGCCAGAATGTCACTGAGTATGTCGTCCGAGTTCCCAA AAATACCaccaaaaaatacaatattatggCTTTCAATGCAGCCGATAAAGTCAACCTCACTACTTGGAATCAG GCCCGGCTGGAACGAGACCTGAGCAACAAGAAGATTTACCAAGAGGAGGAGATGCCTGAGTCGGGCGCCGGCAGCGAGTTCAACCGCAAGCTCCGGGAGGAGGCGCGGAGGAAGAAGTACGGCATCGTCCTCAAGGAGTTCCGGCCAGAGGACCAGCCCTGGCTGCTGCGGGTCAACGGCAAATCCGGCCGCAAGTTCAAGGGCATAAAGAAGGGCGGCGTGACAGAAAACACCTCCTACTACATCTTTACCCAGTGCCCTGATGGGGCTTTCGAGGCCTTCCCTGTGCACAACTGGTATAACTTCACGCCGCTGGCCAAGCACCGCACGCTCACGGCCGAGGAGGCCGAGGAGGAGTGGGAGAG GAGAAACAAGGTCCTGAACCACTTCAGCATCATGCAGCAGCGGCGACTGAAAGACCAGGACCAGGACGAGGAGgatgaggagaaggagaagcGCAGCCGCAAGAAGGCCAGCGAGCTGCGCATCCACGACCTGGAGGACGACCTGGAGATGTCGTCCGATGACAGCGAGGCCAGCGGCGAGGAGG GTGGCAGAGCCCCCAAGGCCAAGAAGAAGGCACCGCCCAGCAAGGGGGGccggaagaagaagaagaagaagggctCAGATGACGAGGCCTTTGAGGACAGTGATGATGGGGACTTCGAGGGCCAGGAGGTGGACTACATGTCCGACGGCTCCAG CAGCTCCCAGGATGAGCTGGAGGGCAAGCCCAAGGCCACCCAGCAGGAGGAGGGTCCCAAGGGCGTGGACGAGCAGAGTGAGAGCAGTGAGGAGAGCGAGGAGGAAAAGCCGCCCGAGGAggacaaggaggaggaggaggagaagaaggcgcCCACGCCGCAGGAGAAGAAGCGGAGGAAAG ACAGCAGCGAGGAGTCCGACAGCTCGGAGGAGAGTGACATTGACAGCGAAGCCTCCTCGGCACTCTTCATGGCG AAAAAGAAGACGCCCCCCAAAAGGGAGCGGAAGCCATCAGGGGGCAGTTCCCGGGGTAACAGCCGGCCAGGCACGCCCAGCACTGAAGCAGGCAGTACTTCTTCCACCCTCCGGGCAGCCGCCAGCAAGCTGGAGCAGG GGAAGCGCACCAGCGAAACGCCGGCAGCCAAGCGGCTACGACTGGACGCCGGGCCCCAGAGCTTGTCCGGGAAATCCACTCCTCAGCCCCAGTCTGGGAAGTCAACCCCCAGCAGTGGCGACGTTCAAGTGACCGAAGATGCAGTGCGCCGCTACCTGACGCGGAAGCCCATGACCACCAAGGACCTGCTGAAAAAGTTCCAGACCAAGAAGACGGGGCTGAGCAGCGAGCAGACAGTGAACGTACTGGCTCAGATCCTGAAGCGCCTGAACCCTGAGCGCAAGATGATCAACGACAAGATGCATTTCTCCCTCAAGGAGTGA
- the PSPN gene encoding persephin gives MATGRVLLGSLLLLIHHLDLGGSRGAWEALVAERELSFEPAVDRETQRPQLGARLRRSLTSPCQLWSLSLPVAELGLGYTSEETVIFRYCAGSCPRGARTQHGLTLARLRGQGRAHGGPCCQPTRYADVTFLDDRHRWQRLPQLSAAACGCGG, from the exons ATGGCCACAGGAAGAGTCTTGCTAGGCTCTCTGCTTCTCCTGATCCACCACTTGGACCTTGGTGGAAGCCGGGGGGCCTGGGAGGCTCTGGTGGCGGAGAGAGAGCTCTCATTTGAGCCAGCGGTGGACAGAGAGACCCAGAGGCCACAGCTGG GAGCCCGCCTGCGCCGATCCCTGACCAGCCCGTGCCAGCTGTGGAGCCTGTCCTTGCCTGTGGCTGAGCTGGGCCTGGGCTACACGTCGGAGGAGACGGTCATCTTCCGCTACTGCGCTGGCAGTTGTCCTCGCGGTGCCCGCACTCAACACGGCCTGACGCTGGCCCGACTGCGGGGCCAGGGCCGAGCCCATGGAGGACCCTGCTGCCAGCCCACCCGCTACGCCGATGTGACCTTTCTCGATGACCGCCACCGCTGGCAGCGGCTGCCCCAGCTCTCGGCAGCGGCCTGTGGCTGCGGTGGCTAA
- the ALKBH7 gene encoding alpha-ketoglutarate-dependent dioxygenase alkB homolog 7, mitochondrial, producing the protein MAGGGQVVLRTLSQQGWVRGSGAAVLSRLQDAAVVRPGFLSAAEEETLSRELEPELRRRRYEYDHWDAAIHGFRETEKSRWSEASRAILRRVQAAAFGPGQTLLSSVHVLDLEPQGYIKPHVDSVKFCGSTIAGLSLLSPSVMRLVHTQEPGEWLELLLEPGSLYILRGSARYDFSHEILRDEESFFGERRIPRGRRISVICRSLPEGMGPGEPGQPPPAC; encoded by the exons ATGGCCGGAGGTGGGCAGGTGGTACTGCGGACGCTTTCCCAGCAGGGCTGGGTGCGGGGCTCGGGGGCAGCCGTGCTGAGCCGCCTACAAGACGCGGCCGTGGTGCGGCCCGGCTTCTTGAGCGCGGCCGAGGAGGAGACACTGAGCCGCGAGCTGGAACCCGAGCTGCGCCGCCGCAGATACGAATACGACCACTGGGATGCG GCCATCCACGGCTTCCGAGAGACAGAGAAGTCGCGCTGGTCAGAGGCAAGCCGGGCCATCCTGCGGCGTGTGCAGGCAGCTGCCTTTGGACCTGGCCAGACGCTCCTCTCTTCAGTGCACGTGCTGGACCTAGAACCTCAGGGCTACATCAAGCCACACGTGGACAGCGTCAAG TTCTGTGGATCCACCATTGCCGGCCTATCCCTGTTGTCTCCTAGCGTCATGAGACTGGTGCACACCCAGGAGCCAGGGGAGTGGCTGGAACTCTTGCTGGAGCCGGGCTCCCTCTACATTCTTAG GGGCTCGGCCCGTTATGACTTCTCCCACGAGATCCTTCGGGATGAAGAGTCCTTTTTTGGAGAGCGTCGGATTCCCCGGGGCCGTCGCATCTCGGTGATTTGCCGCTCCCTCCCTGAGGGGAtggggccaggggagcctgggcaGCCGCCCCCAGCCTGCTGA